In a single window of the Emys orbicularis isolate rEmyOrb1 chromosome 11, rEmyOrb1.hap1, whole genome shotgun sequence genome:
- the CMKLR2 gene encoding chemerin-like receptor 2, which produces MEFPEMMLSEDFDNYSYLYEYEEDEPPQSYLSVAHIISLSLCSVAFLLGVPGNAIVIWFMGFKWDKSVSTLWFLNLAIADFIFVLFLPLYITYVAMGFHWPFGKWLCKTNSFIALLNMFASVFFLTIISLDRYIRLVHPVFSNKYRTLRNTLILSVIIWISAAIIGAPALHFRDIITVHNSTICYNNFHPHDKELILMRHNIFIWVRLVCGYLFPLVTMVLCYSFLVLKVKKRTMLTSSRLFWTILAVVVAFFVCWTPYHIFTILELSAHHNEHFHDLLLSGIPLSTGLAFINSCLNPILYVLISKKFQTRVRATVSEALKLAVWEVSRSATVSEQLRNSDNSYPAVRYCETTQ; this is translated from the coding sequence ATGGAGTTTCCTGAAATGATGCTGAGTGAAGATTTTGACAACTACTCCTATCTCTATGAGTATGAGGAAGATGAACCACCCCAGTCCTATCTCAGTGTTGCACACATCATCTCTCTTTCCTTATGCAGTGTGGCTTTTCTCCTGGGGGTGCCAGGAAATGCCATAGTCATCTGGTTTATGGGGTTTAAATGGGATAAATCAGTCAGTACCCTCTGGTTCCTCAACCTGGCCATTGCAGACTTCATCTTTGTTCTTTTCCTGCCTCTCTACATTACGTATGTGGCCATGGGCTTCCATTGGCCCTTTGGGAAATGGCTCTGCAAGACTAACTCCTTCATTGCTTTACTAAATATGTTTGCCAGTGTCTTCTTCCTGACCATCATCAGCCTTGACCGCTATATCCGCCTGGTACACCCAGTCTTTTCCAACAAATATCGGACCCTAAGGAACACCCTCATTCTGAGTGTGATTATTTGGATTTCAGCTGCTATTATTGGTGCCCCTGCCTTACACTTCAGAGACATAATTACAGTTCACAACTCCACTATCTGCTATAACAACTTCCATCCGCATGACAAAGAACTCATTTTGATGAGGCATAATATTTTCATTTGGGTGAGGCTTGTTTGTGGCTACCTCTTTCCCCTAGTGACCATGGTCCTTTGTTACTCATTTCTAGTTCTGAAGGTGAAGAAGAGAACCATGCTGACTTCCAGCAGGCTTTTCTGGACCATCCTTGCGGTAGTTGTAGCTTTTTTTGTTTGCTGGACCCCCTATCACATATTTACCATTCTGGAACTATCTGCTCACCATAATGAACACTTCCATGACTTGCTTCTAAGCGGTATTCCCCTTTCTACTGGCCTGGCTTTCATCAACAGCTGCCTCAATCCAATCCTCTATGTTCTGATTAGCAAGAAGTTCCAAACCCGTGTCAGGGCGACAGTTTCTGAGGCACTAAAACTTGCAGTCTGGGAGGTCAGCCGGTCTGCAACAGTCAGTGAACAACTGCGGAACTCTGACAACAGCTATCCGGCTGTGCGGTATTGTGAAACCACTCAGTGa